Proteins from one Cryptomeria japonica chromosome 4, Sugi_1.0, whole genome shotgun sequence genomic window:
- the LOC131875436 gene encoding probable nucleoredoxin 1 — MAETDTQHSLTSLLCTEERDFLIRNNGEQVKVEEVEGKIVGLYFSAHWCPPCSTFTPVLSEVYTKLVANGDFEIVLVSDEKSFEEYHNIMPWLALPFSDKQAKEKLDQEFDVEDIPTLIFLDQKCKTISTDGVSIIVDYGAEAYPFSKERLAELKAEEEAIRLSQSLNSLLVSPDRDFVIGNGDKKVPILELVGKTVCLYFSADWCYKCRVFTPKLIQFYNDLKSRGEELEILFISSDQDTESFQEYFGSMPWLALPYGDKKANYLERYFEIEGIPTLIVLGSDGKTLQTEAVELVMDHGVEVYPFTKEKLDELKAKEEIIRAAQTMESLLVSDERDFVITNSGEKVPVSELTGKTVGLYFSAHWCPPCRGFTPKLVQVYNKLKENGEAFEIVFLSSDNDQEAFEEYYASMPWLALPFGDKVKEDLSRYFSIKGIPSLVIVGPDGKTVTTDARNLLSVHGAKAYPFTDARLVELEKEMEVAAKKYPKEIKSDLHEHSLNLIQRKAYICDGWCQEEGSASS, encoded by the exons ATGGCTGAGACTGACACCCAACACAGCTTGACCTCTCTGCTCTGCACTGAAGAAAGAGATTTCTTGATCAGAAACAATGGAGAACAG GTTAAAGTAGAGGAAGTGGAAGGGAAAATAGTAGGTTTGTATTTTTCTGCCCACTGGTGTCCTCCATGCAGTACATTCACTCCTGTTCTTTCAGAAGTGTATACAAAGTTAGTGGCGAATGGGGATTTTGAGATCGTCCTTGTGTCTGACGAGAAATCATTTGAAGAGTATCACAACATCATGCCATGGCTTGCCTTGCCATTTTCAGATAAGCAGGCCAAAGAGAAACTTGATCAGGAATTTGATGTCGAAGACATTCCCACCCTTATCTTTTTAGACCAGAAGTGCAAAACTATCAGTACTGATGGTGTAAGTATCATTGTAGATTATGGTGCAGAGGCATATCCATTTAGCAAAGAGAGGCTTGCTGAACTAAAAGCTGAGGAGGAGGCCATTAGGCTTTCACAGTCCTTGAATTCTCTCCTTGTCTCTCCTGACAGAGATTTTGTCATTGGCAATGGAGATAAAAAA GTGCCTATATTGGAGCTAGTAGGCAAGACTGTTTGTCTCTATTTCTCAGCTGACTGGTGTTACAAATGCAGAGTGTTTACTCCAAAGCTTATACAATTCTACAATGATCTGAAGAGCAGAGGTGAGGAATTGGAGATTTTGTTTATCTCCAGTGACCAAGATACAGAGTCCTTCCAAGAATATTTTGGAAGCATGCCATGGCTTGCTCTGCCTTATGGTGATAAAAAGGCGAATTATCTGGAGCGATACTTTGAAATTGAAGGCATCCCAACCTTGATTGTGCTTGGTTCAGATGGGAAAACATTACAAACAGAAGCAGTGGAACTGGTCATGGATCATGGTGTTGAAGTTTATCCATTTACAAAGGagaaattggatgaactcaaagccAAAGAGGAAATTATTCGTGCTGCACAGACCATGGAATCCCTGCTAGTCTCTGATGAGCGCGATTTTGTTATCACAAACAGTGGTGAAAAG GTGCCAGTTTCTGAGCTCACAGGCAAGACGGTTGGTTTATATTTTTCTGCTCATTGGTGCCCACCTTGCCGAGGATTCACACCAAAGCTTGTTCAAGTATACAATAAGCTCAAGGAAAATGGAGAAGCCTTTGAGATTGTTTTCCTCTCTAGTGACAACGACCAAGAAGCCTTCGAAGAGTATTATGCAAGCATGCCATGGTTAGCTCTTCCATTTGGAGACAAAGTGAAGGAGGATCTAAGCCGGTACTTCAGCATTAAAGGAATTCCATCTTTGGTCATAGTTGGGCCTGATGGAAAAACTGTGACAACAGATGCGAGAAACCTTCTTTCTGTTCATGGAGCCAAGGCTTATCCCTTTACAGATGCCCGCCTGGTAGAGCTGGAGAAAGAAATGGAAGTAGCAGCAAAAAAATATCCAAAGGAAATAAAGAGCGACCTGCATGAACATTCTCTGAATTTGATTCAGAGGAAGGCCTATATCTGTGATGGGTGGTGTCAGGAAGAAGGGAGTGCTTCGTCTTAG